The following are from one region of the Nicotiana tabacum cultivar K326 chromosome 3, ASM71507v2, whole genome shotgun sequence genome:
- the LOC107803970 gene encoding calcium uniporter protein 2, mitochondrial yields the protein MVERSVTYNIYQKKNRVSSLSMAFKKMLAERLFNGYNITRPSLTTCRICSSTMTKSIASSNPSKRAPDPGDDRFFRRYLHRDSLATSPELRSLPIGEKLLEKLRGMDIARDRIRLDGLIPPAHQKPLPEEDSDAEEGKFTLADAKKVLRLAQLEVVKSRLKQMEKDWISYAEFIQICNGACPNDDQALEFAKMLDQSGTVIVLGNIVFLKPDQVVKAMKGLMPMPLAEPNDPKMMKELQQMEEKKAAIDKKAESLVRTELWRGLGYFVIQTSAFMRLTFWELSWDVMEPICFYVTSIYCMAGYAFFLRTSKEPSFEGFFQSRFSAKQKRLMKLHNFDLHRYNELHRACDPHSTIPAGNTLTFHSSSMMSAA from the exons ATGGTTGAAAGATCCGTAACCTACAATATTTACCAAAAGAAGAACAGAGTTTCTTCGTTATCAATGGCGTTCAAGAAAATGTTAGCTGAACGTCTTTTCAATGGTTACAATATTACTCGTCCTTCCCTAACAACCTGCCGTATTTGCTCCTCAACCATGACCAAATCGATAGCCTCTTCAAATCCTAGTAAGAGAGCTCCAGATCCCGGAGACGATCGTTTTTTTCGGCGATATCTCCACCGTGACTCTTTGGCAACGTCGCCGGAGCTCCGGTCTCTTCCCATAGGAGAAAAGCTCCTTGAGAAACTGAGAGGGATGGACATTGCTAGAGATAGGATCAGACTCGACGGACTCATCCCACCGGCGCATCAGAAACCGTTGCCGGAGGAGGACTCCGATGCGGAGGAGGGGAAATTCACGTTGGCGGATGCGAAGAAGGTTCTGAGGTTGGCGCAGCTTGAGGTGGTGAAATCTAGGCTAAAACAGATGGAAAAGGATTGGATTTCGTACGCGGAATTTATTCAGATCTGCAATGGAGCTTGTCCAAACGATGATCAAGCCCTAGAATTCgcgaagatgctcgatcaatCGGGAACTGTAATTGTTTTGGGAAATATCGTATTCCTGAAGCCTGACCAG GTGGTGAAAGCCATGAAAGGCCTAATGCCAATGCCCTTGGCCGAACCAAATGacccaaaaatgatgaaggaGCTTCAACAAATGGAGGAGAAGAAAGCAGCAATTGACAAGAAGGCAGAATCATTGGTGCGGACAGAGTTGTGGCGTGGACTAGGTTACTTTGTGATTCAGACTTCAGCTTTCATGAGGCTCACTTTCTGGGAGTTATCATGGGATGTAATGGAGCCTATTTGCTTCTATGTCACATCCATTTACTGCATGGCTGGTTATGCTTTCTTCCTTAGGACCTCCAAAGAACCTTCTTTTGAAGGTTTTTTCCAGAGCCGGTTTAGTGCAAAGCAGAAGCGATTGATGAAGCTTCATAATTTTGATCTTCATAGGTACAATGAGCTCCACAGAGCTTGTGATCCTCATTCGACGATACCTGCTGGAAACACCTTAACATTTCATTCATCATCTATGATGTCCGCAGCATAG